A stretch of the Papaver somniferum cultivar HN1 chromosome 6, ASM357369v1, whole genome shotgun sequence genome encodes the following:
- the LOC113287847 gene encoding zinc finger CCCH domain-containing protein 13-like isoform X1 has protein sequence MDAGKHFKTKICVLFQRGHCSRQNCSFAHGNEELRRFSSGSFNGFSQLCDLKYGHNQISLLISKVLILWFPLELTRSIISIHYKVSHIAPCNGEQEYRGNDLRDRLGRRHSPQRRFSPVRDSRDQNAFHGQKQHHFNRGCSPPRSPGKKSRWNQHLAGQTHATGNFKERRPHGGDDVDLQVKHMQLAIGRLDDHKSQLESHMEERILQSENLATRIEELEAHLIKEQEDCKRITSKVKKFIKAHVRHSRAQEELEKSQAWLQKLGDQLASDASRPSANKEGLSLQICRDGEFNQDDALSPRKELQNHASPFKKRLQSSIGVSKAKQANMKKSLAGPNRLEKFSQRDRISESEHNPKEGDSVNNNSVGSKRHRSLGMENKSKRRKNDPSSIASLEKAKGVDSGHMLPSTSMAAHAVDEFTDTIDMDEKIEEVDATTNGVDKALEKAYSPLPPPPPPPPRQDVYIHYETEEDEIDAGESDGNPRDRDIHSEEKLDLDTD, from the exons ATGGATGCTGGGAAGCATTTTAAGACGAAGATTTGTGTGTTATTTCAAAGAGGACATTGTTCGCGTCAGAATTGTTCATTCGCACATGGAAATGAAGAACTTAGGCGATTTTCTTCTGGGTCTTTTAATG GGTTTTCTCAGTTGTGTGACCTCAAATACGGGCATAATCAAATATCATTACTTATATCGAAGGTGTTAATTCTATGGTTTCCTTTGGAACTGACAAGAAGCATTATTtctattcattataaagtttCTCATATTGCTCCTTGTAATG GTGAGCAAGAATATAGAGGCAACGACTTGAGGGATAGGCTTGGTAGAAGGCATTCACCTCAAAGACGATTTTCCCCTGTGAGAGATTCAAGAGACCAAAATGCATTCCATGGTCAGAAGCAACATCACTTTAATAGAG GATGCAGTCCTCCAAGATCTCCAGGAAAAAAAAG CAGGTGGAATCAACATTTGGCTGGGCAAACTCATGCCACTGGAAATTTTAAGGAGAGAAGACCCCATGGTGGAGATGATGTTGATCTGCAG GTCAAACACATGCAATTGGCTATTGGCAGGCTTGATGATCACAAAAGCCAACTAGAG AGCCACATGGAAGAGAGGATCCTACAGTCTGAAAACCTTGCTACTAGAATTGAGGAGCTTGAAGCCCACCTGATCAAGGAACAAGAAGATTGTAAAAG GATAACTTCAAAAGTTAAGAAATTTATTAAAGCACACGTCCGGCATTCAAGGGCGCAAGAAGAACTGGAGAA GTCGCAAGCTTGGCTTCAGAAGTTGGGAGATCAGTTAGCTTCTGATGCTTCGAGACCCAGTGCAAACAAAGAGGGTTTAAGTCTTCAAATTTGTAGGGATGGAGAATTTAACCAGGATGACGCTCTGAGCCCAAGAAAAGAGTTGCAAAATCATGCGTCTCCATTCAAGAAAAGGTTGCAAAGTAGTATTGGGGTTAGTAAAGCAAAACAAG CAAATATGAAGAAGTCTCTTGCGGGACCAAATAGATTAGAGAAGTTCAGTCAGCGGGACAGAATCTCAGAGTCGGAACACAATCCTAAAGAAGGTGATTCAGTGAATAATAATAGTGTGGGAAGCAAACGCCACAGATCTCTAGGGATGGAGAACAAGAGTAAGCGAAGAAAGAATGATCCTTCCAGTATTGCATCCCTTGAAAAG GCCAAGGGCGTGGACTCAGGACATATGTTGCCCTCAACCAGTATGGCTGCTCATGCAGTTGATGAATTCACCGATACCATTGATATGGATGAGAAAATTGAGGAAGTGGACGCTACTACAAATGGTGTTGATAAGGCATTAGAGAAGGCTTACTCTCCACTTCCTCCACCCCCACCGCCTCCTCCCCGTCAAGATGTTTACATCCAT TATGAGACCGAAGAGGATGAAATTGATGCAGGCGAATCGGACGGCAACCCGCGGGACCGAGATATCCATAGTGAAGAGAAGTTGGATTTGGATACCGATTAG
- the LOC113287847 gene encoding zinc finger CCCH domain-containing protein 13-like isoform X2, with protein sequence MDAGKHFKTKICVLFQRGHCSRQNCSFAHGNEELRRFSSGSFNGFSQLCDLKYGHNQISLLISKVLILWFPLELTRSIISIHYKVSHIAPCNGEQEYRGNDLRDRLGRRHSPQRRFSPVRDSRDQNAFHGQKQHHFNRGCSPPRSPGKKRWNQHLAGQTHATGNFKERRPHGGDDVDLQVKHMQLAIGRLDDHKSQLESHMEERILQSENLATRIEELEAHLIKEQEDCKRITSKVKKFIKAHVRHSRAQEELEKSQAWLQKLGDQLASDASRPSANKEGLSLQICRDGEFNQDDALSPRKELQNHASPFKKRLQSSIGVSKAKQANMKKSLAGPNRLEKFSQRDRISESEHNPKEGDSVNNNSVGSKRHRSLGMENKSKRRKNDPSSIASLEKAKGVDSGHMLPSTSMAAHAVDEFTDTIDMDEKIEEVDATTNGVDKALEKAYSPLPPPPPPPPRQDVYIHYETEEDEIDAGESDGNPRDRDIHSEEKLDLDTD encoded by the exons ATGGATGCTGGGAAGCATTTTAAGACGAAGATTTGTGTGTTATTTCAAAGAGGACATTGTTCGCGTCAGAATTGTTCATTCGCACATGGAAATGAAGAACTTAGGCGATTTTCTTCTGGGTCTTTTAATG GGTTTTCTCAGTTGTGTGACCTCAAATACGGGCATAATCAAATATCATTACTTATATCGAAGGTGTTAATTCTATGGTTTCCTTTGGAACTGACAAGAAGCATTATTtctattcattataaagtttCTCATATTGCTCCTTGTAATG GTGAGCAAGAATATAGAGGCAACGACTTGAGGGATAGGCTTGGTAGAAGGCATTCACCTCAAAGACGATTTTCCCCTGTGAGAGATTCAAGAGACCAAAATGCATTCCATGGTCAGAAGCAACATCACTTTAATAGAG GATGCAGTCCTCCAAGATCTCCAGGAAAAAAAAG GTGGAATCAACATTTGGCTGGGCAAACTCATGCCACTGGAAATTTTAAGGAGAGAAGACCCCATGGTGGAGATGATGTTGATCTGCAG GTCAAACACATGCAATTGGCTATTGGCAGGCTTGATGATCACAAAAGCCAACTAGAG AGCCACATGGAAGAGAGGATCCTACAGTCTGAAAACCTTGCTACTAGAATTGAGGAGCTTGAAGCCCACCTGATCAAGGAACAAGAAGATTGTAAAAG GATAACTTCAAAAGTTAAGAAATTTATTAAAGCACACGTCCGGCATTCAAGGGCGCAAGAAGAACTGGAGAA GTCGCAAGCTTGGCTTCAGAAGTTGGGAGATCAGTTAGCTTCTGATGCTTCGAGACCCAGTGCAAACAAAGAGGGTTTAAGTCTTCAAATTTGTAGGGATGGAGAATTTAACCAGGATGACGCTCTGAGCCCAAGAAAAGAGTTGCAAAATCATGCGTCTCCATTCAAGAAAAGGTTGCAAAGTAGTATTGGGGTTAGTAAAGCAAAACAAG CAAATATGAAGAAGTCTCTTGCGGGACCAAATAGATTAGAGAAGTTCAGTCAGCGGGACAGAATCTCAGAGTCGGAACACAATCCTAAAGAAGGTGATTCAGTGAATAATAATAGTGTGGGAAGCAAACGCCACAGATCTCTAGGGATGGAGAACAAGAGTAAGCGAAGAAAGAATGATCCTTCCAGTATTGCATCCCTTGAAAAG GCCAAGGGCGTGGACTCAGGACATATGTTGCCCTCAACCAGTATGGCTGCTCATGCAGTTGATGAATTCACCGATACCATTGATATGGATGAGAAAATTGAGGAAGTGGACGCTACTACAAATGGTGTTGATAAGGCATTAGAGAAGGCTTACTCTCCACTTCCTCCACCCCCACCGCCTCCTCCCCGTCAAGATGTTTACATCCAT TATGAGACCGAAGAGGATGAAATTGATGCAGGCGAATCGGACGGCAACCCGCGGGACCGAGATATCCATAGTGAAGAGAAGTTGGATTTGGATACCGATTAG
- the LOC113287847 gene encoding zinc finger CCCH domain-containing protein 13-like isoform X3 — protein sequence MDAGKHFKTKICVLFQRGHCSRQNCSFAHGNEELRRFSSGSFNGEQEYRGNDLRDRLGRRHSPQRRFSPVRDSRDQNAFHGQKQHHFNRGCSPPRSPGKKSRWNQHLAGQTHATGNFKERRPHGGDDVDLQVKHMQLAIGRLDDHKSQLESHMEERILQSENLATRIEELEAHLIKEQEDCKRITSKVKKFIKAHVRHSRAQEELEKSQAWLQKLGDQLASDASRPSANKEGLSLQICRDGEFNQDDALSPRKELQNHASPFKKRLQSSIGVSKAKQANMKKSLAGPNRLEKFSQRDRISESEHNPKEGDSVNNNSVGSKRHRSLGMENKSKRRKNDPSSIASLEKAKGVDSGHMLPSTSMAAHAVDEFTDTIDMDEKIEEVDATTNGVDKALEKAYSPLPPPPPPPPRQDVYIHYETEEDEIDAGESDGNPRDRDIHSEEKLDLDTD from the exons ATGGATGCTGGGAAGCATTTTAAGACGAAGATTTGTGTGTTATTTCAAAGAGGACATTGTTCGCGTCAGAATTGTTCATTCGCACATGGAAATGAAGAACTTAGGCGATTTTCTTCTGGGTCTTTTAATG GTGAGCAAGAATATAGAGGCAACGACTTGAGGGATAGGCTTGGTAGAAGGCATTCACCTCAAAGACGATTTTCCCCTGTGAGAGATTCAAGAGACCAAAATGCATTCCATGGTCAGAAGCAACATCACTTTAATAGAG GATGCAGTCCTCCAAGATCTCCAGGAAAAAAAAG CAGGTGGAATCAACATTTGGCTGGGCAAACTCATGCCACTGGAAATTTTAAGGAGAGAAGACCCCATGGTGGAGATGATGTTGATCTGCAG GTCAAACACATGCAATTGGCTATTGGCAGGCTTGATGATCACAAAAGCCAACTAGAG AGCCACATGGAAGAGAGGATCCTACAGTCTGAAAACCTTGCTACTAGAATTGAGGAGCTTGAAGCCCACCTGATCAAGGAACAAGAAGATTGTAAAAG GATAACTTCAAAAGTTAAGAAATTTATTAAAGCACACGTCCGGCATTCAAGGGCGCAAGAAGAACTGGAGAA GTCGCAAGCTTGGCTTCAGAAGTTGGGAGATCAGTTAGCTTCTGATGCTTCGAGACCCAGTGCAAACAAAGAGGGTTTAAGTCTTCAAATTTGTAGGGATGGAGAATTTAACCAGGATGACGCTCTGAGCCCAAGAAAAGAGTTGCAAAATCATGCGTCTCCATTCAAGAAAAGGTTGCAAAGTAGTATTGGGGTTAGTAAAGCAAAACAAG CAAATATGAAGAAGTCTCTTGCGGGACCAAATAGATTAGAGAAGTTCAGTCAGCGGGACAGAATCTCAGAGTCGGAACACAATCCTAAAGAAGGTGATTCAGTGAATAATAATAGTGTGGGAAGCAAACGCCACAGATCTCTAGGGATGGAGAACAAGAGTAAGCGAAGAAAGAATGATCCTTCCAGTATTGCATCCCTTGAAAAG GCCAAGGGCGTGGACTCAGGACATATGTTGCCCTCAACCAGTATGGCTGCTCATGCAGTTGATGAATTCACCGATACCATTGATATGGATGAGAAAATTGAGGAAGTGGACGCTACTACAAATGGTGTTGATAAGGCATTAGAGAAGGCTTACTCTCCACTTCCTCCACCCCCACCGCCTCCTCCCCGTCAAGATGTTTACATCCAT TATGAGACCGAAGAGGATGAAATTGATGCAGGCGAATCGGACGGCAACCCGCGGGACCGAGATATCCATAGTGAAGAGAAGTTGGATTTGGATACCGATTAG